The proteins below are encoded in one region of Cololabis saira isolate AMF1-May2022 chromosome 13, fColSai1.1, whole genome shotgun sequence:
- the LOC133457881 gene encoding placenta-specific gene 8 protein-like: MEEKRSEEWSTHLFDCFEDASTCCYGFWCGPCLTCTVSGRLREPYCLPLCDVLSTVWLMTSKIPCIVPPAALSLRMALRHKYGIKGTIMNDMMAACCCTCCSWCQMHRELKRRMKTPTVINMETQNIVNIQPAPALMAAGSLSPPDYMDQPKAIMCSPSNPAPSAPGYETKHCDF, translated from the exons ATGGAAGAAAAACGTTCAGAAGAATGGAGCACTCATCTCTTTGACTGCTTTGAGGATGCGAGTACTT GTTGCTATGGTTTCTGGTGCGGCCCTTGCCTCACCTGCACCGTTTCTGGAAGATTAAGAGAGCCCTACTGCCTCCCTCTATGTGATGTTCTCAGCACAGTTTGGCTAATGACATCGAAAATACcttgcattgttcctcctgcagCCCTGTCTCTCAGAATGGCCCTTCGCCACAAATATGGCATCAAG GGCACCATCATGAATGACATGATGGCGGCTTGTTGCTGCACGTGCTGCTCCTGGTGTCAGATGCATCGAGAGTTAAAACGTCGCATGAAAACCCCAACCGTCATCAACATGGAGACTCAAAACATTGTCAACATACAGCCTGCTCCAGCCCTGATGGCGGCTGGAAGCCTTTCTCCACCCGACTATATGGACCAACCAAAAGCCATCATGTGTTCACCCTCCAACCCCGCTCCTAGCGCTCCTGGTTATGAAACTAAACACTGTGACTTTTGA